In Paracoccus aminophilus JCM 7686, a single window of DNA contains:
- the eco gene encoding serine protease inhibitor ecotin, with amino-acid sequence MSIAPIGIAAASLLALSAPAFAQSAATDLKAFPAAEAGMVRHVITLPAKQNEEDLRVEILPGKMLEVDCNRVMIAAKAETKTVDGWGYDYLTIGKVSPPATTLMACPDNAKTERFVTANIGAESLRRYNSKLPLVIYAPEDLVVKYRIWRADSELSEATSE; translated from the coding sequence ATGTCCATCGCACCCATAGGGATCGCCGCCGCCAGCCTTCTGGCCCTGTCCGCACCAGCATTCGCCCAAAGCGCGGCCACCGATCTGAAGGCATTTCCCGCCGCCGAAGCGGGGATGGTCCGCCATGTCATCACGCTCCCCGCAAAGCAGAACGAAGAGGATCTCCGCGTCGAGATCCTTCCCGGCAAGATGCTTGAAGTCGATTGCAACCGCGTGATGATCGCGGCCAAAGCGGAAACGAAAACCGTTGACGGCTGGGGCTATGATTACCTCACAATCGGGAAAGTATCACCTCCGGCCACGACGCTGATGGCCTGCCCGGACAATGCCAAGACCGAGCGTTTCGTCACCGCTAATATCGGCGCCGAATCCCTGCGGCGATATAACAGCAAATTGCCTCTGGTAATCTATGCGCCCGAAGATCTTGTTGTGAAATACCGGATCTGGCGCGCGGATAGCGAATTGAGCGAAGCCACGAGCGAATAG